DNA from Cottoperca gobio chromosome 4, fCotGob3.1, whole genome shotgun sequence:
tgcataatgagttcTTTTTAAGAATACAAAGAATTGTGCAAAAGCACCACTTCTTCAATCTTGTGTATACCAGATatgtgctcataagtttcttgGAAACAAGTCATTGAGCATGAAAAAGcattaacctcttacagtgtggagaatttacccgaaaatacctacaaacgacatacccaaagtaaattgaaagctgctcttcaaccatttgcaccagctgcatgattttggtctcattcaaaagataactctcttatagTCCTTGCAAACcattgaagaatcactccaagtgcttctggcactgagtaatagtggtctgaatatactgcatttgaagaaaatacactccgcctgaaacttaacttattagacaggtttttctaagagtaacaccagactgtgcaatttggagatattataatatttattgatcaaATATTGTATTGCTCACAAAAAACTATTACATACACATatttccctgtcagtagtaatgacacagagtaagtgaagtataaacatttttttaattgaatataataaatacaattttgcacaaagaaataacatttgtaaaaaataaaccatCGAAGTAGCGTATCAAATTTctcagcgtttcattggctacacgatacgccagtcaccgggagactcggttgctattcgctcggtctgtaaacaaaagaagagggctggcacttccttatcaagttgacactgattggctatTGATGGCTATAGATAACGTATggaagctctgattggctcaaatgaggtgtcaatcgaacgctTAGTCCGCTCTACATTTGGGAAGCAGGTGCTCGCCGTTGCAGGCAAAGGGAGTAAcatttataaacaaaatatctcaCACATCAATCAGccgatttcaaagattgcaacagctgtttatgggcttttatGGACGTGACGATGTTGGCGATCAATATCTTTTCACCGGAAACGATcgtttggacctttggcaatgacacaggagtggtttttttggattattactgattacaggattattatgaggcttcataaattataataataataataataataataataataataataataatacattttatttaaaggcgcctttcaggacacccaaggtcgccttacagtgcatttaaaagttaaaacagctaacaATCAAATTTATGATTTTGAGGCGCTGATTGTACCtgatgttgtgattgtgatatcacaatctaaatagatgagataCTAAGCTTTCTAAAAGGATgtggcatgggtaccacatccagcatggtggactgtacacaacacatggcaaaataaaactcctggtgGGCCTACGGCGGGccgtccacacggtaagaggttaaaaACAATTACTAAATCAACTGAAGCAATCGTATCTGACCAACACgaccaattagtcgactaatcgactAGGAGGAGGCAGTCTTACTTCtttttaagtacaattttgaatgcaggactttaattGTAACAGCATTGTCTACACTGCGGTATACTACTTTAATTAGCTAAAAAagtttaaatagaataaaacagattAAACAGGAAAATAACAAGTACATGCAGGATATAAACACAAAATCTGAAATGTAATTCAATAAAAACGGCAGAGGGGACGTTTTAAggtttttactccactacatgtgtgtgacagctttagttacttttccgTGTCTCCTCCCCTTCCTGACCAGTAAAAACCTTGTATCTCATGATGTGTTTTTTCTGACAAAATGAAGGATGAGGAGTTCTTTTAAGTGTTGAAAAAATGGTCATACTTCTTAAACTGgaaaaactctttaaaaaggctcttggatcagctggaaaatacATCACGACAAAGTTGAAAACAGGTTGTTTTCATGCAAAGTTGAATTTTTAGAGATACGTGATCAGaggacagagacgctacaaacaagtgatgattttatagaatatgatgcattactgtagattaaactacccaacactatataaaggagttacaatgagcacaaccttaaacatctacagcaggaaaatgcaacacatccattaatgcagcagtaatattaatccaaaaaagtaatataatataatataatatatatatataatataatatatatatatatatatatatatataaataaatatatataaataaataaataaataaatatatatatatatatatatatatatatatatatatatatatatatatatatatgatagtacAAATGGGGAacttttactgcacagtaaATTActtaaggttttgaatgcaggacttttacttgtagtgcagtatttttacagtgtggtattcgtacttttacttcagtaaacaatttgaatacttcttccaccagtgAAAAGAGTTCTCCTTAtccaaaagacaaaaactaCTAAAAGTACTCACCcatattcacatgtttttaaCTTCCTGTTAAAACTTAAAGGTGCTCCCCGCCACTTGTAGACTCGTCTGACTCTCAGTCTGGTGAAATACTTCATCCTGTTTCCTCGCTGTCTGCTGCACGAGCTCAGATTGAACAATAAAGTCAATAAGCAATACAAAGAGAAagcctgtgtttgtctgtttgcctgctttaaattaaaacacGCATTGAAAAAAGGGAAGATTTTACAGAAACACCCTTCAATGAACACACGCCACTACAGACAAGGTTTCGCGCGAAAATTCCGGTTTCTTCTTCTCTAGTTTTAATGGAGGGCTGAAAGCAACGTAAAACGTGCGTGCTGCTCCCGACTGAAGTGGTTTACAATATGATACGTTTATATTCAGGAtattaagataaaataataagtgcagttaaagagagaaagtgaaacttgaaaaaattgaaatatatgaaataaaaataagaatacaaataaatatggaaACTATAAAAGAGCCTGTTCcctataaatatttatattttcatttctttatttaacttttatctCAAAGGGATCGATGAGTGCAGGCCCTCATATACAATGTTAATAAAATGATGGGTAAAGCAAATAAAAGtcagataaacaaaacaaagaaatcagTTTAACCATTGCATATAAggatacaaacaataaaatcagCTTAAATAAGTATGCGTGTTTTATATAAACCCATTCCTATCTGTAAAAGTGTGTCTCTTATCTTCAACTTACTCCCTTCAGATTCCAgtctttgtctttttacattGAACTTCCCGCAAACCATCATGCATCCTCAAGAGTTGCCTTGTAGTTAAACGTCTCTTGTGTATGCTATCTTTTTTCATGATATAAGTGGTAGCATTGAGTCCTatttgttttagtcttttttctttatctttttttgaaGACTCAAAAAATGATGATTACACTACACATCCTGCCATGCACACAAGACTGTCTTCATATTCCATGATATGATTTTCTAAAACCCTGCTCCTGTCTGTATTAATCCCTGCAGTTCTTATCATGTCATGTCTCGCTGGAACTGTATACAAGATGCAATTGACTCATGCTCATCAAATCTTCATTTACCCAATCTAACATTTCACAAACAGTGGTCCATGTTCAATTAGATTCATTTGTGTATAACTTTATGGAGCTCTTTTTCCAATTTGGTAAAATTGACATCTTCTTGTTGAGCATAGTTTAAAAAGGCTTCTTCTAAATGCCTGTTTTACAATCCAGTTTTGTTATGTTATTACATGtctatttttgtgattttattttctattacctttttctctctttgtacatcagtttttattgttaattttttttttgaataaacaaaactcaaaccAGTGAGCACTTGCTCagtttttacattaatgtgtgtgtgctctttacTAAATTCAACAGTGACAGCTGCAGACTGATTTGGTGAATGACACTTCTATTCTGTAAAAACGAATGAACCGGAAGTATTAGTTCAACTGTTTCCGGTGGTGGGCTGCAgtttgatgctgctgctgtttccatGCTAGCACAGTTGCTTATATTTCATTCCAATGGCAAACAGAACTGTTAAAGATGCAAATAGTATACACGGGACCAACCCGCAGTATCTGGTGGAGAAAATCATCCGGACTCGAATTTACGAGTCTAAATACTGGAAGGAGGAGTGTTTCGGTCTGACCGGTGAGTAACGTTAACATGTTAGCCAGcgtgctaacgttagcttcctGTCCGCTATAATAACGCTAACGTTACGGAGCCTTATGTGTTACTTTAGTATAGATTGAGATTTGTTTACTATacatctatttaaaaaatagttaaataaCTGACATGCTATAGCTGAGTACATTACCACAACCCAAATGTAGTCTTAAAATTGTTAATTTTGTCTGAACAAAAGCTAAAAACTCCAAATAAACCGTATGAGACAAATTAAGACTGCAATTAAgattctataatatatatattgtattatcttTTACTtgcatattatttaataattatttaaacaaacaaagaaaaccttcacattaaaaaaaatataacaaatatatatttgatcatAGATATTGTAATTTGTACTGTCCATCAGCCTATTATTGGGgtttattgtttactttttactagagaataaacacaacaaaataatgAGACATTTCCTTTTTGTCCTTTGGTATTTCACAGTGActgttttataaagtgtgtgcatgttgtgtcatCCACAGCTGAGCTGGTTGTGGACAAAGCCATGGAGTTGAAGTTTGTCGGTGGAGTTTTTGGAGGAAACATCAAGCCCACTcccttcctctgcctcactctgAAGATGCTGCAGATTCAACCTGAAAAAGACATCATCGTTGAGTTCATAAAAAACGAAGATTTCAAGTGAGTTTCTATCTCAATCCATTGAGAGAAAAAGTGAGCATTTGTGCTGTATTCCCTTcatcaaccaaccaaccaacaaaACATAGGACACTGTGCACACTGTCACCATgtagatttataaataataataataagaaattgaTAGTTGATAAATACAGAAAACTGTCTCAATGTGTTATGTTAAAGCACATATTTTGGTCTCTTAGTACATTGTGTATGTTCTCTTTGCATTACACTGTGAACTCTTTCACATTCCTACgacaatattttcaaaattcCTGCTCCAAAATGTGCAGCTCTTTAGATTTAAAAACGGATATATtgtccatgttgtttttcatattttagttgtcaccgtttctattttattaatgtttcttGACTATTGCAGTAAttgctttttatcttttattttctcttactatgtttattgtaatgcagcaaaacaccaaggcaaattccttgtatgtgaaaacctacctggcaataaaaatgtgtatgttaagtaaatgtaattCTAGAAACTGCTTTTGAGATGGAAAGATTGACTCATTCTAGAAACTACTAAAGGCAAAAATAATATCTGCTTACTCATACTGGGCTATTTGTGAATCTTTTCCAACCATctgatgttttttgtctttagaTATGTTCGTCTACTCGGAGCGATGTACATGAGGTTAACTGGCACCGCAGTGGATTGCTACAAATACTTGGAACCGCTGTACAACGATTACAGAAGGGTCAAGAGTCAGAACAGAAATGGAGGTGAGTTTTTGATTAATCAACCCAAAGTAGGCACATTTTGGCGCCATGCACATCATGAAATGAGAACAGTGGTTTCCCgtgtctgctgctgttagtCGGTTTTCAAGCCAAGAAGAAGTTATCATCTCGGTGATCTGTACATTGTGTCTGGAGGTCGTGTAAAGAAAGAGTATTTTGGAAATGCACTTTTTTCCCCAATTTAACACAAagtggaagcagggggaaactgctggCCTACTTCTATCAAAGGAAGAAATATGCACCTTCCAACAACTCCCAAGTTTTCAGATTTActtgtttgtatgttgtttatttgcAAATATCTAGACAGGAACGTTAAAGGCGCATTCTGCCACCTATTGTATGAAATATTACATCAAGTGGTTAAATTCTGGACATTAAGACAATATaagcctttattgatccccacGAACGAGATCGCGAGtgcaagcggccaaaatgggttttctcagactggtggctggcgtctcccttagagatagggtgagaagttcagccatccgtgagagactcggagtagagctgctgctgctcctttgcgttgaaaggagccagttgaggtggttcgggcatctagtaaggatgccacctgagcGCCTccttagggaggtgttccaggcgcgtccagctgggaggagaccccggggaagacccaggactcggtggagagattatatctccttactggcctgggaacgcctcgggatcccccagtcggagctgacggatgtggcccagagaagggaagattggggttccttactggagctgctgcccccgcgacccgaccccggataagcggtagacgatggatggatggatggatgatccTCCACAAGTTTATGCGTTAATATTCTAGATATTAAGCCTGTTTCTTGTAAATAGGTTGTATTGTTAGTAGGTCTGtcaaattaacgcgttaatttcgattaattaatcacagaaaaaataacgcaacaaaaatattaatgcagattaatcgagctcttagatgcccctgacttttgctccgacagcccccgtcgcacggagctcagacagcaaatattgatatatgcaatTAATCGCGATGAATTCATCACAAAGCTTGTGATTTTTTAAATCTCCTTACAGCCCTAATTGTTAGGAAGACTGCAGATACTCCCCTCTGCTTTTTTGagtaaaactaatttaactgATTTTATCTACAGATAATTCTCCTACAAAGAATCTAGAACTGATCATTAATCAAAGATAATGCAGTAACAGTCTGCACTCATATGGCTCTGTTCAAGAAGGTCTTAGAGAAGCTGGTAAAGTTCCTCATGTCTACTGCTGGTGCCATCTTGGACCCTCTCCAGTTTGGATACCGTGCTAGGAGGGGGGTGGATGATGCTTACAAACGTTCCTGCTAGACACCATTCACAATCACCTGATAAAGAACGGAGCCTTTGCCAGGCTCCTATTTGTGGATTTTTCTTCTGCATTTAACACCACACAGCCTGTCACCCTCGCCAAGAAACTGGACAGAGTCCTAACAAATGGCACTTTATCAGGTACACCGTACACCAGCACTGGCTCACCACAAGGGTGCATCATATGCCCCCTCCTGCTCATTTTCTACACAAATGACTGTAAGAGCATCTAATCCAACCATCACTCATGGTCTTCCTGTCACTCCTCCCAGGATCTGAATGGGAGCATGGCCATCACCTAGAccgggagtggggggggggtgggggtgcaAGCCTCTTAGGACAGATGCAGTGGTTATACAGTGAGGAGGTGGATGTTGTGAACCAGTTTAAATGTCTTGGTACCGTCTTTGATAACATATTGAAGTTTGAGCGGGACACAGAAGCTCGTATTAAGAAAGCACACCAACGTCAAAAACCGAAAGCGTCTCCAAACCAAGTGTTGTTCCAAACCCACTGGAGTGCCCCTCCGAAGCTTAACCTCCTTCAATGAGTAGCACGTCAGGGCAAAGGCTTATGACATCATGGGGAATAGTACCCATGTCCTCCACCCACAGTTCCAGATGCTCCCTGTCAGGCGGAGCTTACGCCTCCCCAGGTGGTGTCCAACCAGCACTCAGTGTCGTTCATCCCAGAAGCCATCTGCCTGGTGTACTGTGGAGCTGAAGGACAGTTCTGTGTTTCCTGTCCGGTTTTTACTTGCCCAAAATCAAATTGTCTTCATAGATTAATACAATTGCattaaattgaattgaaataTTTCCCACTAAGCTTTTGGAATAGAGCCCTGTGATTGGCACACATCACTTATCTGAAgactttaattaaatcaaacatgCTCTCCAGTACAATGGCCGATCTATCAGTTgtattaaactatttaaaaacaggtTTGTTTTGACAACGTTGGTTTTTATTCTTTTGGTTTTGGGCCAAAATGAAATTCCACGAAGCGTTTAGAGACTTAGTCTTAAACTCTGAATATGTTGTGGATATATGAGGAAATCGTTCCGaaatcgtttttcttttttgtaatagaGTTTGAACTGATGCATGTGGACGAGTTCATTGACGAGCTTCTTCactcagagaggatgtgtgacaTCATTCTGCCTCGACTTCAGGTACGTTTACACCACGtctgttcacacactcacacacacagcttgattcaaatgtttacgtgtgtgtgtgtgtgtgtgtgtgtgtgtgtgtgtgtgtgtgtgtgtgtgtgtgtgtgtgtgtgtgtgtgtgtgtgtgtgtgtgtgtgtgtgtgtgtgtgtgtgtgtgtgtgtgtgtgtgtgtgtgtgtgtgtgtgtgtgtgttacagaaaagACACGTCCTCGAGGAGGCTGAGATGTTAGACCCACGTATCAGCGCTCTAGAGGAAGATCTGGATGAGGTGGAGAGcagtgaagaagaggatgaggaagaagagaaggtaaTGATGTTTAAATAACCTTGTGGAACACCATGTGAATACTTGTGTGCTGTGAACTGACAGATATGAGTTAAACAACAAGTTTTCTGGTGTCCGTATTCCTTTCAAGCTggttcattatatatatatgaatatgataatggtaatataaataatgtgtgtgtgtaagtatgtgtaagatatatagtatatatagtatatatattatatagtatatatatatatatatatttctatatatatatatgtgtatatgtgtatatatatagatggtatatgtatatatatgtgtatatgtatgtatgttggtatacatgtatatatattaagtgtatatatatacatgtatacattatatatatataattcatgtatacatatgtatatatatgaatctaatgtatatatatatatatatatatatatatatatatattggttgtttgtgtgtgtgtgtctattctctctctaatatatatatatatatatttagatcttatatcttatatctataCTCATATCTCTAtcatctggtgtgtgtgtgtatgtcttattctatgttgtatatgtgtgtatatgtatgtatgtgattatatatatatatatatatgtatatgtgtatatatatatatatatgtatgtatgtatgtatacatgtgtatacatgtatatacatgtatatatatacatgtatatacatgtatatataacaggtagacatagatatatatatatatatataatatatatatatatatatatatatatatatatatatatatatatatatatatatatatatataatatatatatatatatatatatatatatatataatatatatatatgtatatatatatgtatatgtatgtaatatatatatatatatatgtattatatatgtatatgtatatatatatatacatgtatatatatctatatatatgtgtgtgtgtgtgttgtgtgtatgttatatatatatatatatatatatatatatatacacacatatatatatatatatatatttgtgtgtatatatatatatatatatgtgtatatatatatgtatatatacacacatatattatatatatatatataatatatatatatatatatatatatatatatatatatatatatatacacataatatatatatatatatatatatatatatatatatatatatatatatatatatatatatatatatatatatatatatatatatatatatatatatatatatatatagttgtgtgtgtatatataatctatatatatatatatatatatatattatattatattctacattatattcatactatatatattcatctatatatttatatcttgtGTTCTCATTGTGTCTATATTATATGTGTTGTTTGTACTATcctatatatttgtatattgtcTCATGTGTGTTATTATGTATCTCTTTGTCTCTATTTCCTTCTTTATGTCTCTTCtgtcttgtttgttgtttatatatgtatgtatatgtatatatgtatgtatgtatgtgtatatatatatatatgtgtatatatatgtatatgagacCTTGAAGAGAgtagtctcacacacacacagagagagaaggcaaTGTAAACCATGGAGCAGCCTGAGGCAGGTCTACAGGAAGTCTAGCCCTCTGACTAGAACAATGGGCTGAGGGAAATAAGGCTACAGTGCAACACaaagagcagggaggaggggaaTCACAGTCTAAAATAAGCAAAGCCATAGAACGCTGCTTAATGTGGGCTACTACAATTATGGCTGCCTCAAAACTCAGGGTACAATAATATGTGGGGGTGCTGACATGTAGCCATGTTctcaacaaaaaataataatgtgcttatatacatatacatacatacatacatacatacacacacgcatgcatgcatactgcaggggtggccaacccgcggctctttGCTTTGCTTGCTCtttcttcagttcatatcgaatattgtatgtgtggtgtcagtatgagagTATGACAGCActtctaattttgatgtggcccaagagccaatcataaaaatgtctgttcgatcctaaaatggcaggaaaaaatgcacagctaagcgaaaatatgaagacgaaCATAGGACACTTttagtagagtgggagagttcatattttTGTGTGAGAAAggagcagggtttgaacctcTCTAGGTAATAAAAGTAGTagcagaagaaaacatcagatcTCTGTGGAGGGATGAGGAGACTGCAACCTTCCTCACATGAAACAAATAGAAATGCCATATTCTTCGTTCTTTCTTCGCCCCACCAGCTGTTTCTCTTGAGGTCGGTTAACTTCTAATATTCTCACAGCAGTAGACAATAAATATGTGGATTTATTTGGCAGATTTCTGTAAATTCAGTTCATACTTGCACTACATTTGGATGGCTGGATGTCTAACTCTAACTTTTCATGTGAAcaacactgaatatcttccaGGAGACAGTCAGATGGTCTGATATTTAAACAGATGtgttacacaataacacatctccctatctccctatctctctaCGACGACCGGCTTTTTCTCTCCACCTTCCAGCGTGGCCGTTCAGAACACTTTTTATTTGCGATGTGGTCGGACAATATGTCTGCTAGTTGTGATCGAGCATCACCTCACTCTTAGTGTAGTGAGATTTGAAAGAGCCAAAAAGTCCTCGAATGTTGATCACTTGTACTCACTTTATTAACAAGATGAGTCGGTCCATAGGACTTTCTGGAGAACTTTGCAGTGATTGTTGCACTTTTTTCAAATACAAAGTGGCagaggtgtatgtgtgtatctagTCGCCAGGAGTGGTTATGGTAATACTTGAATTATAATCACGCGGATGTGATGGTGTGTTACAGCTGTATACACAAAGTTGGTTTAACTAATctggaaaacaattaaaaccGTATAGATTTATGACAAGAggacttttgttttaatgtaagttatTGAAGTATAAATCTTTagcatttttccttttacatttaaataatgaatcaacTAACGACTGATCCACTTCTTACAGGAACAGT
Protein-coding regions in this window:
- the prpf38a gene encoding pre-mRNA-splicing factor 38A, which gives rise to MANRTVKDANSIHGTNPQYLVEKIIRTRIYESKYWKEECFGLTAELVVDKAMELKFVGGVFGGNIKPTPFLCLTLKMLQIQPEKDIIVEFIKNEDFKYVRLLGAMYMRLTGTAVDCYKYLEPLYNDYRRVKSQNRNGEFELMHVDEFIDELLHSERMCDIILPRLQKRHVLEEAEMLDPRISALEEDLDEVESSEEEDEEEEKPERLQTPEPHRRRDGYRDNDRPRRSPSPRYRRSRSPRRRSRSPKRRSPSPRRDRHRSKSPRRHRSRSRDRRHRSKSPGHHRSHRHRSHSKSPERSSKKSHKKSRRGNE